In Prunus dulcis chromosome 2, ALMONDv2, whole genome shotgun sequence, a single genomic region encodes these proteins:
- the LOC117619886 gene encoding ATPase ARSA2 has product MAAADLAEGTLQNVLEQDSLKWVFVGGKGGVGKTTCSSILSILLSRVRSSVLIISTDPAHNLSDAFQQKFTKTPTLVNGFTNLYAMEVDPTVEHEDMGSDGMDNLFSELANAIPGIDEAMSFAEMLKLVQTMDYSVIVFDTAPTGHTLRLLQFPSTLEKGLAKVMSLKNKFGGLMSQMTRLFGVDDEFGEDAILGKLEGMKDVIEQVNRQFKDPDLTTFVCVCIPEFLSLYETERLVQELTKFEIDTHNIIINQVLYDEEGSESKLLKARMRMQQKYLDQFYMLYDDFNITKLPLLPEEVTGVEALKAFSRHFLTPYQPSTSKSTVETLEQRVSTLRQQLKDAEAQLEKLRKGKQKV; this is encoded by the exons AAACGACCTGTAGCTCAATTCTCTCGATCCTTCTCTCCAGGGTCAGATCCTCTGTTTTGATCATCTCAACCGACCCGGCTCACAATCTCAGCGATGCTTTTCAACAGAAGTTCACCAAGACTCCAACTTTGGTTAATGGGTTCACCAATCTGTATGCTATG GAAGTGGATCCTACTGTTGAGCATGAAGACATGGGATCAGATGGAATGGACAATTTGTTTTCTGAGCTAGCAAATGCCATTCCAGGAATTGATGAAGCCATGAGCTTTGCAGAGATGCTCAA ATTGGTCCAAACAATGGATTATTCGGTTATAGTATTTGACACTGCACCAACTGGCCATACACTTCGGCTGTTGCAGTTTCCATCAACCTTGGAGAAAGGTCTGGCAAAAGTGATgtctttgaaaaataaatttggcgGTTTAATGAGTCAG ATGACCCGCCTCTTTGGTGTTGATGATGAATTTGGAGAGGATGCAATTCTGGGAAAGCTTGAGGGCATGAAAGATGTGATTGAACAAGTTAACAGGCAATTCAAAGACCCA GACTTGACAACCTTTGTCTGCGTTTGCATTCCAGAgttcctctctctctatgaAACAGAGAGACTTGTGCAGGAACTCACCAAATTTGAGATAGATACACACAATATTATCATTAACCAAGTACTTTATGATGAAGAAG GCTCAGAATCCAAATTACTCAAAGCAAGAATGCGAATGCAACAAAAGTACCTGGACCAGTTCTACATGTTGTATGATGACTTTAACATCACCAAGCTGCCATTGCTGCCGGAAGAG GTTACCGGAGTTGAAGCTCTAAAAGCATTTTCACGTCATTTTCTGACACCGTATCAACCTTCCACCAGCAAGAGCACAGTGGAAACGTTAGAGCAAAGGGTATCCACTCTAAGGCAGCAGTTGAAAGACGCTGAAGCACAACTAGAAAAACTAAGAAAAGGGAAGCAAAAGGTCTAA